The Candidatus Margulisiibacteriota bacterium region GCTGGACAACAAACTGCAAAAAGCCGCGCTGACCATGCTCAAAGCCTCCGTCAAAAGTCTGGCCAGCGTGAGCCGGTAGCTAATCTTGTAGCAGCCAATTCAAGACATTGAGTTGTTGAATACCGTTATGCGAAACGCGCGGTTCAAAATCTCTGGTCAGTAAGAATTTAGGATTGTGGTTGCGTATAACATTCAACGGAGATAATTCGCGGCGCAGAGTGGCCTCCGCCCGCACAGTTTCTGCCACCTGATAATATTCCGTGCCGCGCCAGCCTTCCGCAATAAAATCCACTTCTTTGTCTCCGACTTTGCCGATAGAGACTTTGGAGCCGCGGCGGAGCAGTTCTAGATACACCACATTTTCCAAAGCGCGGCCGCTGTCGGTTTTTTGATCGCCCAGCAGAAAATAACGCAAACCGATATCCACTAAATAATATTTATCCAAAGTTTGCAGTAATTTTTTTCCTTTGACATCATAACGCGCGGCGCGGTACAAAACATAGCTGTCGCACAAAGCGTTGATATAATTTTCCACGGTATGCGTGGATATTGCGCGTCCATCAGCGGTCAAAGTTTTGGCAATATTATGCATAGAAGTTACCGCGCCGATATTATCCGCTAAAAATTTAATAACGCTTTCCAACTGTCCGATATTTTTTATTTTTTTATTTTCGACCACATCTTTGAGTACAATAGTATTGTAAATACCTTGCAGATAGCTCCGGACGCCGTTTTTGTCCCAGACTTCAGACCGCCTAAACTCCAGAATCTGTGGAAAAGAACTATTTTCCAGATACTGCTGGAATTTTAATTCCAAATTGCTTTTATCCGCAAAGGCGGACACATATTCTTTGAAAGACAGCGGGAACATCTGAATTACCACATACCGGCCGGACAACATTGTTGCCCACTGCCCGGATTGCAGGCGGGAATTGGAACCGGTCAAGTACAGATCGACATTTTTTTTGATGAAAAGCCCATCCGCGGCTCTCTGAAAATCCGGAATATTCTGGATTTCATCTAAAAAAATATAATTTTTCTTATTCGTCAATAATCTGGCGTTGATATAGTCATACAATTTTTCCCAATTCAGCA contains the following coding sequences:
- a CDS encoding ATP-binding protein encodes the protein MLNRPLYLEQLLKFKDKQLIKIVSGVRRCGKSTLFLLYQEHLLKNGVRPEQIQSIDLEDPAYRELLNWEKLYDYINARLLTNKKNYIFLDEIQNIPDFQRAADGLFIKKNVDLYLTGSNSRLQSGQWATMLSGRYVVIQMFPLSFKEYVSAFADKSNLELKFQQYLENSSFPQILEFRRSEVWDKNGVRSYLQGIYNTIVLKDVVENKKIKNIGQLESVIKFLADNIGAVTSMHNIAKTLTADGRAISTHTVENYINALCDSYVLYRAARYDVKGKKLLQTLDKYYLVDIGLRYFLLGDQKTDSGRALENVVYLELLRRGSKVSIGKVGDKEVDFIAEGWRGTEYYQVAETVRAEATLRRELSPLNVIRNHNPKFLLTRDFEPRVSHNGIQQLNVLNWLLQD